Proteins encoded together in one Mugil cephalus isolate CIBA_MC_2020 chromosome 16, CIBA_Mcephalus_1.1, whole genome shotgun sequence window:
- the LOC125022143 gene encoding dual specificity phosphatase 29-like: MESGASRVDDNTEVRDIDMRSEEEPKYQTPPTSDLLGLLLKNRRPTGAVNEVWPDLYIGDAATAQDKSLLGNLGITHVLNAADGPRHIDTGPRFYKDTRVLYHGVEASDCKDFDLSPFFAAAADFIHGALSQKGKVLVHCARGISRSATLVLAYLMIREGLTLVEAVEVVCRCRNILPNVGFLEQLCRLDSALALQRRT; encoded by the exons ATGGAAAGCGGGGCGAGCCGCGTTG ACGACAACACCGAGGTGAGAGATATAGATATGAGATCAGAGGAGGAGCCAAAGTATCAGACACCGCCCACCAGCGATCTGCTCGGCCTTCTGCTGAAGAACAGACGCCCCACCGGAGCTGTCAACGAGGTTTGGCCCGACCTCTACATCGGGGACGC GGCTACAGCTCAGGATAAAAGCCTGCTAGGGAATCTGGGAATAACACACGTGCTGAATGCTGCAGACGGCCCCCGGCACATTGACACGGGGCCACGTTTCTACAAAGACACCAGGGTGCTGTATCACGGGGTCGAAGCATCAGACTGTAAAGATTTTGACTTGAGCCCGTTCTTCGCCGCGGCGGCTGATTTCATTCACGGCGCTCTGAGTCAGAAAG GTAAGGTGCTCGTCCATTGCGCTCGAGGAATCAGTCGCTCTGCGACTCTGGTTCTGGCCTACCTCATGATCAGAGAAGGACTCACCCTCGTGGAGGCCGTGGAGGTTGTTTGCAGGTGCAGGAATATTCTGCCAAACGTCGGATTCCTGGAGCAGCTCTGTCGCCTGGACTCAGCCCTGGCTCTGCAGAGGAGGACGTAA
- the LOC125022142 gene encoding dual specificity phosphatase 29-like, whose translation MASPKSKINATKVAAAAAAAQESGPVDDYVTPGGYELEKILNRGSVAYTHVNEVWPNVYIGDEETAKDKYKLRELGITHVLNAAEGTWNNVDTGPGYYGDMDVVYYGVVAEDVPAFDLSQHFFSAARFIQETLKDPQNKLLVHCVMGRSRSATLFLAYLMICEDMTVVDAIEHVKRRRRIIPNWGFLKQLRELDQHLLEKRNDPSEEERS comes from the exons ATGGCTTCTCCCAAGTCAAAGATAAATGCTACAAAggtggcggcggcagcagcagcggctcAAGAATCCGGTCCCGTGGATGATTACGTCACGCCCGGGGGCTACGAGCTGGAGAAAATCCTCAACCGTGGGAGCGTAGCTTACACCCATGTCAACGAGGTCTGGCCTAACGTTTATATTGGGGAcga AGAGACGGCGAAGGACAAGTACAAGCTGAGGGAGCTGGGGATTACGCACGTCCTGAACGCAGCAGAGGGGACGTGGAACAACGTGGACACCGGGCCCGGTTACTACGGCGACATGGACGTCGTCTACTACGGCGTGGTGGCGGAGGACGTGCCAGCCTTTGACCTCAGCCAGCACTTCTTCTCTGCAGCCCGGTTTATTCAGGAGACGCTGAAAGACCCTCAGA ATAAGCTGCTGGTGCACTGCGTGATGGGGAGGAGTCGGTCCGCCACGCTCTTCCTGGCCTACCTCATGATCTGCGAGGACATGACGGTGGTGGACGCCATCGAGCACGTGAAGAGGCGCAGGAGGATCATCCCCAACTGGGGCTTCCTGAAGCagctgagagagctggaccagCACCTCCTGGAGAAGAGGAACGACCCctcggaggaggagaggagctga